Proteins encoded by one window of Oreochromis niloticus isolate F11D_XX linkage group LG17, O_niloticus_UMD_NMBU, whole genome shotgun sequence:
- the LOC109195087 gene encoding placenta-specific gene 8 protein produces MAEKPLTDWDSGLLDCFEDASTCCYGFWCGPCLASTVAGRFGENSCLPLCDTCCSGGLAACGIPVCVPPAVLSVRAAMRNRYGIKGSLCKDIAISYCCATCSWCQMHRELKHRKQAPTVVNIQNNNIVNVQPFPVMQAPMMMPSQPVPAAYMAQPGVAVVSQ; encoded by the exons ATGGCAGAAAAACCCTTGACAGACTGGGACAGTGGTCTCTTGGATTGCTTTGAGGATGCCAGTACTT gcTGCTATGGTTTCTGGTGCGGCCCCTGCCTCGCCAGCACCGTTGCAGGAAGGTTTGGAGAGAACAGCTGTCTCCCTTTATGTGATACATGTTGCTCTGGTGGATTAGCAGCCTGTGGGATACCTGTTTGTGTTCCTCCTGCAGTCTTGTCTGTAAGGGCTGCCATGCGAAACAGATATGGCATCAAG GGCTCTCTCTGTAAGGATATTGCAATTTCCTATTGCTGCGCCACGTGCTCCTGGTGTCAGATGCATCGAGAGTTAAAGCATCGTAAGCAAGCCCCCACTGTGGTCAACATACAGAATAACAACATTGTGAACGTGCAGCCTTTTCCAGTCATGCAGGCACCCATGATGATGCCTTCACAACCAGTTCCAGCTGCTTATATGGCTCAACCAGGAGTCGCCGTGGTCTCACAGTGA
- the LOC109195088 gene encoding placenta-specific gene 8 protein-like, whose product MAEKPLTDWDSGLLDCFEDASTCCYGFWCGPCLASTVAGRFGENSCLPLCDTCCSGGLAACGIPVCVPPAVLSLRAAMRNRYGIKGSLCKDIAISYCCATCSWCQMHRELKHRKQAPTVVNIQNNNIVNMQPFPVMQAPMMMPSQPVPAAYMAQPGVAVVSQ is encoded by the exons ATGGCAGAAAAACCCTTGACAGACTGGGACAGTGGGCTCTTGGATTGCTTTGAGGATGCCAGTACTT gcTGCTATGGTTTCTGGTGCGGCCCCTGCCTCGCCAGCACCGTTGCAGGAAGGTTTGGAGAGAACAGCTGTCTCCCTTTATGTGATACATGTTGCTCTGGTGGATTAGCAGCCTGTGGGATACCTGTTTGTGTTCCTcctgcagttttgtctttaaggGCTGCCATGCGAAACAGATATGGCATCAAG GGCTCTCTCTGTAAGGATATTGCAATTTCCTATTGCTGCGCCACGTGCTCCTGGTGTCAGATGCATCGCGAGTTAAAGCATCGTAAGCAAGCCCCCACTGTGGTCAACATACAGAATAACAACATTGTGAACATGCAGCCTTTTCCAGTCATGCAGGCACCCATGATGATGCCTTCACAACCAGTTCCAGCTGCTTATATGGCTCAACCAGGAGTCGCCGTGGTCTCACAGTGA
- the LOC109195089 gene encoding cornifelin has product MGPDVTWLNESNYLVSVAEVQHTMAEKPLTDWDSGLLDCFEDASTCCYGFWCGPCLASTVAGRFGENSCLPLCDTCCSGGLAVCGIPVCVPPAVLSVRAAMRNRYGIKGSLCKDIAISYCCATCSWCQMHRELKHRKQAPTVVNIQNNNIVNMQPFPVMQAPMMMMPSQQVPTAYMAQPGVAAVSQ; this is encoded by the exons ATGGGACCAGACGTCACCTGGCTTAATGAG AGTAATTATTTAGTGTCTGTGGCTGAAGTTCAACATACAATGGCAGAAAAACCCTTGACAGACTGGGACAGTGGGCTCTTGGATTGCTTTGAGGATGCCAGTACTT gcTGCTATGGTTTCTGGTGCGGCCCCTGCCTCGCCAGCACCGTTGCAGGAAGGTTTGGAGAGAACAGCTGTCTCCCTTTATGTGATACATGTTGCTCTGGTGGATTAGCAGTCTGTGGGATACCTGTTTGTGTTCCTCCTGCAGTCTTGTCTGTAAGGGCTGCCATGCGAAACAGATATGGCATCAAG GGCTCTCTCTGTAAGGATATTGCAATTTCCTATTGCTGCGCCACGTGCTCCTGGTGTCAGATGCATCGCGAGTTAAAGCATCGTAAGCAAGCCCCCACTGTGGTCAACATACAGAATAACAACATTGTGAACATGCAACCTTTTCCAGTCATGCAGGCACCCATGATGATGATGCCTTCACAACAAGTGCCAACTGCTTATATGGCTCAACCAGGAGTCGCCGCGGTCTCACAGTGA
- the LOC109195090 gene encoding protein PLANT CADMIUM RESISTANCE 9-like, producing MKLNPKSIRSVIKRCAEGVQHEQSDRSVSVGEVQLTMAEKPLTDWDSGLLDCFEDTNTCCYGFWCCPCLACTVSGRFGENNCLPLCDIIGPGVLAAFGIPACVPPAVLSVRAAMRNRYGIKGSLCKDIAISCCCCTCSWCQMHRELKHRKKTPTVVNIQNNTVVNMQPIPTVQPGVMMMPAQPVATGFMTQPEVIIH from the exons ATGAAACTCAATCCAAAGAGCATCCGTTCAGTCATTAAGAGGTGCGCAGAGGGTGTCCAGCACGAGCAG AGCGATCGTTCAGTGTCTGTGGGTGAAGTTCAACTTACAATGGCAGAAAAACCCTTGACAGACTGGGACAGTGGTCTCCTTGACTGCTTTGAGGATACAAATACTT gcTGCTATGGATTCTGGTGCTGCCCCTGTCTCGCCTGCACTGTTTCAGGAAGATTTGGAGAGAACAACTGTCTCCCTTTATGTGATATAATCGGCCCTGGAGTATTAGCAGCCTTTGGGATACCTGCTTGTGTTCCTCCTGCAGTTTTGTCTGTAAGAGCTGCCATGCGAAACAGATATGGCATCAAG GGCTCTCTCTGTAAGGACATTGCAATTTCCTGTTGCTGCTGCACGTGCTCCTGGTGTCAGATGCATCGCGAGTTAAAGCATCGCAAGAAAACTCCGACTGTTGTCAACATACAGAATAACACTGTTGTCAACATGCAGCCTATTCCAACTGTCCAGCCAGGAGTAATGATGATGCCTGCACAACCAGTTGCAACTGGTTTCATGACTCAACCAGAAGTGATCATTCACTAA